One window of the Oncorhynchus keta strain PuntledgeMale-10-30-2019 chromosome 31, Oket_V2, whole genome shotgun sequence genome contains the following:
- the LOC118364589 gene encoding phosphatidylinositol-3-phosphatase SAC1-B-like isoform X2 produces the protein MILTVRKDIPPHAVTRPICGIMGTIRLVAGTYLIVVTKKKKVGDLLGHAVWKAMDFDVISYKKTVLHLTDNQMQDNKAFLSMINSVLLTDGFYFATDYDLTHTLQRLANTSPEFQEMSLLERADQRFVWNGHLLREFMPQPELHRFAFPVVHGFIIMKSCCINGKIFDWNIISRRSCFRAGVRYYVRGIDSEGHAANFVETEQIVQYSGGKASFVQTRGSIPFYWSQRPNLKYKPKPQISKTIDHLDGFQRHFDSQIIIYGKQVILNLIDQKGSEKQLEQAFDKMVSSLGNGMVKYIAFDFHKECSRMRWHRLQILVDMVTEMQDEYGYFLVDVDGNVLVQQEGMFRSNCMDCLDRTNVIQSLLARRSLQSQLERLGVLHMGQRIEDQSDFEKIYKNAWADNANACAKQYAGTGALKTDFTRTGKRTQWGLVMDGWNSMIRYYKNNFSDGFRQDSIDLFLGNYSIDEADMTTPLHETKDWKFLTLPIIMVVAFSMCIICLLMAGDTWTETLAYVLFWGTASFVTAGVILFNGREFVDAPKLVQKEKMD, from the exons ATGATCCTCACCG TGAGGAAAGACATTCCTCCCCATGCGGTCACCAGGCCAATATGTGGGATCATGGGAACTATCCGTCTGGTGGCAG GCACGTACCTCATTGTTGTCACAAAGAAGAAAAAGGTGGGTGACCTGTTGGGCCATGCTGTGTGGAAGGCTATGGACTTTGACGTTATCTCTTACAAGAAGACTGTGCTGCACCTGACAGACAACCAG ATGCAGGACAACAAAGCCTTCCTGTCCATGATCAACAGTGTTCTGCTCACAGACGGCTTCTACTTTGCTACAGACTATGACCTGACCCACACTCTGCAGAGACTTGCCAACACCAGCCCTGAGTTCCAGGAGATGAGCCTGCTGGAAAGG GCAGATCAGCGGTTTGTGTGGAATGGTCACCTGTTGAGAGAATTCATGCCACAGCCAGAG CTGCACAGGTTTGCTTTCCCAGTTGTCCACGGCT TCATCATTATGAAGTCCTGCTGCATCAATGGGAAGATATTTGACTGGAACATCATCTCCAGGCGGAGCTGCTTCAGAGCTGGAGTACGTTACTACGTCAGAG GCATCGACTCAGAGGGTCATGCAGCTAACTTTGTGGAGACAGAGCAGATTGTCCAGTACAGCGGGGGCAAGGCCTCATTCGTACAGACCCGAGGCTCCATCCCCTTCTACTGGTCCCAAAGACCCAACCTCAAGTACAAACCAAAACCTCAGATCAGCAAAACCATTGACCAT CTGGATGGCTTCCAAAGGCATTTTGACTCACAGATCATCATTTATGGAAAGCAAGTGATTTTAAATCTGATTGACCAGAAAGGCTCAGAGAAGCAATTGGAACAGGCCTTTGACAAAATGGTGTCCAGCTTGGGCAACGGCATGGTCAA GTACATAGCGTTTGACTTCCACAAGGAATGCAGTCGGATGAGGTGGCATCGCCTGCAGATCTTAGTCGATATGGTGACAGAGATGCAGGACGAGTATGG GTACTTCCTGGTTGATGTGGATGGGAACGTTCTGGTGCAACAGGAAGGGATGTTCCGCAGTAACTGCATGGACTGTTTGGACCGTACCAACGTCATCCAGAGTCTGCTGGCACGACGCTCACTGCAGTCACAGCTGGAG CGACTGGGAGTTCTCCACATGGGCCAGAGGATTGAAGATCAGTCCGACTTCGAGAAGATCTACAAAAATG CGTGGGCAGACAATGCCAATGCGTGTGCCAAGCAGTATGCTGGCACAGGGGCCTTGAAGACGGACTTcacaag AACAGGGAAGAGGACACAATGGGGgctggtgatggatggatggaactcCATGATCAGATACTACAAGAACAACTTCTCAGACGGCttcagacag GACTCTATTGATCTGTTCCTGGGTAACTATTCCATTGATGAGGCAGACATGACCACACCCCTTCATGAGACCAAAGACTGGAAGTTCCTCACG TTGCCCATTATCATGGTTGTGGCATTCTCCATGTGTATCATCTGCCTCCTCATGGCTG GTGACACGTGGACGGAGACCCTGGCGTATGTGCTGTTCTGGGGCACAGCTAGCTTCGTGACGGCCGGCGTCATCCTCTTCAACGGTCGGGAGTTTGTAGACGCGCCCAAGCTGGTCCAGAAGGAGAAGATGGACTGA
- the LOC118364589 gene encoding phosphatidylinositol-3-phosphatase SAC1-B-like isoform X1 — MATAYEKFNLHTTPEKFYIEACDDGTNDVLSIDRVSTEMILTVRKDIPPHAVTRPICGIMGTIRLVAGTYLIVVTKKKKVGDLLGHAVWKAMDFDVISYKKTVLHLTDNQMQDNKAFLSMINSVLLTDGFYFATDYDLTHTLQRLANTSPEFQEMSLLERADQRFVWNGHLLREFMPQPELHRFAFPVVHGFIIMKSCCINGKIFDWNIISRRSCFRAGVRYYVRGIDSEGHAANFVETEQIVQYSGGKASFVQTRGSIPFYWSQRPNLKYKPKPQISKTIDHLDGFQRHFDSQIIIYGKQVILNLIDQKGSEKQLEQAFDKMVSSLGNGMVKYIAFDFHKECSRMRWHRLQILVDMVTEMQDEYGYFLVDVDGNVLVQQEGMFRSNCMDCLDRTNVIQSLLARRSLQSQLERLGVLHMGQRIEDQSDFEKIYKNAWADNANACAKQYAGTGALKTDFTRTGKRTQWGLVMDGWNSMIRYYKNNFSDGFRQDSIDLFLGNYSIDEADMTTPLHETKDWKFLTLPIIMVVAFSMCIICLLMAGDTWTETLAYVLFWGTASFVTAGVILFNGREFVDAPKLVQKEKMD, encoded by the exons ATGGCGACCGCCTACGAGAAATTCAACCT GCACACTACCCCAGAGAAGTTTTACATTGAGGCTTGTGATGACGGTACCAATGATGTACTGTCCATTGACAGGGTGTCCACAGAAATGATCCTCACCG TGAGGAAAGACATTCCTCCCCATGCGGTCACCAGGCCAATATGTGGGATCATGGGAACTATCCGTCTGGTGGCAG GCACGTACCTCATTGTTGTCACAAAGAAGAAAAAGGTGGGTGACCTGTTGGGCCATGCTGTGTGGAAGGCTATGGACTTTGACGTTATCTCTTACAAGAAGACTGTGCTGCACCTGACAGACAACCAG ATGCAGGACAACAAAGCCTTCCTGTCCATGATCAACAGTGTTCTGCTCACAGACGGCTTCTACTTTGCTACAGACTATGACCTGACCCACACTCTGCAGAGACTTGCCAACACCAGCCCTGAGTTCCAGGAGATGAGCCTGCTGGAAAGG GCAGATCAGCGGTTTGTGTGGAATGGTCACCTGTTGAGAGAATTCATGCCACAGCCAGAG CTGCACAGGTTTGCTTTCCCAGTTGTCCACGGCT TCATCATTATGAAGTCCTGCTGCATCAATGGGAAGATATTTGACTGGAACATCATCTCCAGGCGGAGCTGCTTCAGAGCTGGAGTACGTTACTACGTCAGAG GCATCGACTCAGAGGGTCATGCAGCTAACTTTGTGGAGACAGAGCAGATTGTCCAGTACAGCGGGGGCAAGGCCTCATTCGTACAGACCCGAGGCTCCATCCCCTTCTACTGGTCCCAAAGACCCAACCTCAAGTACAAACCAAAACCTCAGATCAGCAAAACCATTGACCAT CTGGATGGCTTCCAAAGGCATTTTGACTCACAGATCATCATTTATGGAAAGCAAGTGATTTTAAATCTGATTGACCAGAAAGGCTCAGAGAAGCAATTGGAACAGGCCTTTGACAAAATGGTGTCCAGCTTGGGCAACGGCATGGTCAA GTACATAGCGTTTGACTTCCACAAGGAATGCAGTCGGATGAGGTGGCATCGCCTGCAGATCTTAGTCGATATGGTGACAGAGATGCAGGACGAGTATGG GTACTTCCTGGTTGATGTGGATGGGAACGTTCTGGTGCAACAGGAAGGGATGTTCCGCAGTAACTGCATGGACTGTTTGGACCGTACCAACGTCATCCAGAGTCTGCTGGCACGACGCTCACTGCAGTCACAGCTGGAG CGACTGGGAGTTCTCCACATGGGCCAGAGGATTGAAGATCAGTCCGACTTCGAGAAGATCTACAAAAATG CGTGGGCAGACAATGCCAATGCGTGTGCCAAGCAGTATGCTGGCACAGGGGCCTTGAAGACGGACTTcacaag AACAGGGAAGAGGACACAATGGGGgctggtgatggatggatggaactcCATGATCAGATACTACAAGAACAACTTCTCAGACGGCttcagacag GACTCTATTGATCTGTTCCTGGGTAACTATTCCATTGATGAGGCAGACATGACCACACCCCTTCATGAGACCAAAGACTGGAAGTTCCTCACG TTGCCCATTATCATGGTTGTGGCATTCTCCATGTGTATCATCTGCCTCCTCATGGCTG GTGACACGTGGACGGAGACCCTGGCGTATGTGCTGTTCTGGGGCACAGCTAGCTTCGTGACGGCCGGCGTCATCCTCTTCAACGGTCGGGAGTTTGTAGACGCGCCCAAGCTGGTCCAGAAGGAGAAGATGGACTGA